TTCTTTTTCCATTCTTTTTTTGATATTTTCAAATTCAGCATTTGCTCTTAAATAAGTATCTTTTAACTCATTATACTCTACTTGAAGTTTTTCTAATTCATTGTTTTGACTCTCTGAATTTTCCACTGCTTCTTCTTGCATTTGCTCATTTTGCTTTTCTTCGCTCACGCAGCCTCCTTTATAATATTTAACATTGTTTTAAAATCAGAATACACACTACCAGCAAAAACCACATTAGATTCTTTGCCCAAAAATGTACTCTTAAGCTTTAACCCCATAAAACCCTCTTCAAACAAAGGATCAAATTGCAATTTATCATTAAAATAAAATCCAATTTGAGGAGATAAAAGCTTAGCAAATTCATCATTTTGATAAATTTGATAAACTTTACTCTCATTATATCTATAATAAACCATAGCCTCTTTTAACATAGCAATTTTCTCTAACAATTCTTTAAACTCAACTCTAAAAGCTAATTTTTCAATATTTTTTAGATCAAGTCCTATAAGTCTTTGCAAGAAAATCAAACTATCTTGACTAAATCTTAAAACCAACTCATTTTTCCCAAAATCAAGTATAATAAATTTATCATTAACCTTGGTAATATCTTGTAAAATAAGCTCATCGCCACCATAAACTAAGGTATAAATTTCAAACTTATCAAGTAAAAACTCTAACAAAGCAAGATCGTTAATCACAATCTCATCTTCACAAATTTGCTCATACCAATAAGCCTTCATAGCAGTAAAAGTTGGTATACGACCACTGCTAATGTGAAGTTGTGTTAATACACCTTCATCACTTAATTTTTTAAAATAAACTCTTATAGTAGAAGCGGGTATGCTAACTTTATGATTTAACTCGTTAGAACCCACAGGATTATTACCCTCTAAATAGGTCTCAATGATGGTTTTTAAAATTAAATCTTTTTTACTATAAGACTTCACTACAAAACCTTAGTTTTTTAATTTAGCACTCAATGTTTTTAAGTGACAAAATAATTATACAACTTTAGTATAATAATGTCAAGTTATTTTTAAATAAAAATATTTAAAATAATTTAGTCTATATAACTAAAGTTTATTTATCCATTTATATATAATATATAAAAATTTATTTTTCAGTTTTTT
This genomic stretch from Campylobacter lari subsp. concheus harbors:
- a CDS encoding HrcA family transcriptional regulator — protein: MKSYSKKDLILKTIIETYLEGNNPVGSNELNHKVSIPASTIRVYFKKLSDEGVLTQLHISSGRIPTFTAMKAYWYEQICEDEIVINDLALLEFLLDKFEIYTLVYGGDELILQDITKVNDKFIILDFGKNELVLRFSQDSLIFLQRLIGLDLKNIEKLAFRVEFKELLEKIAMLKEAMVYYRYNESKVYQIYQNDEFAKLLSPQIGFYFNDKLQFDPLFEEGFMGLKLKSTFLGKESNVVFAGSVYSDFKTMLNIIKEAA